In Shewanella sp. MR-4, the genomic stretch ACAGAAGAAACTCTTCTGTAACGCAGACTTCTTCCACGCCAGTGCTTACCACTTCATGGGCATTCCAACCAAGCTGTTTACCCCGATCTTCGTTTGCTCACGGGTAACGGGCTGGACGGCGCACGTGATGGAACAGCGTTCAAACAACCGCATTATTCGTCCAAGTGCCGACTATGTGGGTGTAGCGCTACGTAAAGTCGTGCCGATTGCAGAGCGTTAATAACACAACAGGAACTGGCGCTAAGCGTCAGTTCCGCATGAGCTCTTTAGGTCTAACACCTTAATAAAAGAGCCGAATTTACCCTATGTGGCTGCGATAGCGGCCACCGAAGTACAAATAGGTACGGACATTACCACTATGACCACAGCTATGAATCGCCTCTATCGCAAGCCCTTACCAGGCACAGCACTCGACTATTTCGATACCCGTGAAGCCATTGAAGCCATCAGCCCCGGCGCCTACGCTAAACTGCCCTACACCTCACGAGTGTTAGCGGAAAACTTAGTGCGTCGCTGCGAGCCAGAAGCACTCACAGACTCGCTAAAACAAATTATTGAATCAAAACAGGAACTGGATTTTCCATGGTTCCCTGCGCGTGTAGTGTGCCACGATATTTTAGGGCAAACCGCGCTGGTAGACTTAGCGGGTCTGCGTGATGCGATTGCCGCTAAGGGTGGCGATCCGGCGCAGGTTAACCCTGTGGTTCCGACCCAGCTGATTGTCGACCATTCTCTGGCTGTGGAATATGGTGGTTTCGATAAGGATGCCTTTGCGAAAAACCGCGCCATCGAAGATAGACGCAACGAAGACAGATTCCACTTTATCAACTGGACTCAAAAAGCGTTTAAAAACATCGATGTGATCCCACAAGGTAACGGCATCATGCACCAGATTAACCTAGAGCGTATGTCACCCGTGGTCCATGCCCGTGATGGCGTGGCCTTCCCCGATACCTTAGTGGGTACCGACAGCCATACGCCACACGTAGATGCGCTGGGTGTTATCGCCATCGGCGTGGGCGGTCTTGAGGCCGAAAGCGTGATGTTAGGTCGCGCCTCTTATATGCGTCTACCCGACATTATCGGTGTTGAGCTCACAGGCAAGCCTCAACCGGGCATTACCGCCACCGATATCGTATTAGCCCTGACCGAATTCCTGCGTAAGGAAAAAGTGGTTTCTTCTTACCTTGAGTTCTTCGGCGAAGGCGCAGAGGCTTTAACACTTGGCGATCGCGCGACTATCTCTAACATGACACCAGAATTTGGCGCCACCGCCGCCATGTTCTATATCGACCAACAGACGCTGGACTACTTAACCCTGACGGGTCGTAGCGACGAGCAAGTGAAGCTGGTTGAAACCTATGCCAAGACCACAGGTTTGTGGAGCGATGATCTCAAGCAGGCCGAGTACCCACGTACCCTGCATTTTGACCTGTCATCGGTAGTGCGTACCATTGCAGGCCCATCGAATCCCCATGCTCGCGTTCCGACTTCAGAGTTGGCCGCACGCGGCATCAGTGGCGTGGTTGAAAACGAGCCAGGCTTAATGCCAGATGGCGCCGTGATTATTGCGGCCATCACTAGCTGCACTAACACCAGTAACCCACGCAACGTGATTGCGGCGGGCCTGCTTGCACGTAACGCCAATGCCAAAGGCTTAAGCCGTAAACCTTGGGTGAAAACCTCACTCGCCCCCGGCTCTAAGGCGGTACAACTGTATTTAGAAGAAGCCAACCTGCTGCCAGAGCTGGAGTCATTAGGCTTCGGTATTGTCGGTTTTGCCTGCACCACCTGTAACGGTATGAGCGGCGCACTCGACCCAGTGATTCAGCAGGAAGTGATCGACCGCGATCTTTACGCCACCGCCGTATTATCCGGTAACCGTAACTTCGACGGCCGTATTCACCCTTACGCTAAGCAAGCTTTCCTCGCATCACCACCATTAGTCGTCGCCTATGCAATCGCGGGCACCATTCGCTTCGATATCGAGAAGGATGTGTTAGGCCATGACCAAAACGGTAACCCAGTTCGCCTTATCGACATTTGGCCAACGGATGCCGAAATCGATGCCGTGATTGCAGCAAGCGTGAAGCCAGAGCAATTCCGTAAGGTCTACGAGCCGATGTTCGACCTGAGCGTCGACTATGGCGATAAGGTCAGCCCACTGTACGACTGGCGTCCACAATCGACCTATATCCGCCGCCCTCCTTACTGGGAAGGCGCATTAGCGGGCGAGTGCACCCTCAAGGGCATGCGCCCATTGGCCGTGTTGGGTGACAACATCACCACAGACCATTTATCACCCTCGAACGCTATTATGATGGACAGCGCGGCGGGCGAATACCTGCACAAGATGGGTCTGCCAGAGGAAGACTTTAACTCCTACGCGACCCACAGGGGCGACCATCTAACGGCCCAGCGTGCCACCTTCGCCAACCCCAAACTCAAAAACGAGATGGCGGTTGTCGATGGCAAGGTGAAGCAAGGCTCACTGGCGCGTATCGAGCCAGAAGGCCAAGTGACCCGCATGTGGGAAGCCATTGAAACCTATATGGATCGCAAACAGCCGCTGATTATTATCGCCGGCGCCGACTACGGTCAGGGTTCATCCCGTGACTGGGCGGCAAAAGGCGTGCGCTTAGCGGGCGTTGAGGCCATTGTCGCCGAAGGCTTCGAGCGTATTCACCGCACTAACTTAGTCGGCATGGGCGTGTTACCGCTGGAGTTTAAGGCAGGCGAGAATCGCGCTACCTATGGCATAGATGGTACCGAAGTGTTTGACGTTTATGGTGAAATCGCGCCAAGAGCGGATCTCACTGTCGTGATTAGCCGTAAAAACGGCGAGCGCGTCGAAGTACCAGTGACCTGTCGCCTCGATACCGCAGAAGAAGTATCTATCTATTCTGCCGGCGGCGTATTGCAGCGTTTTGCGCAGGACTTTTTAGAGTCGAATCTGAAGTAAGACTCGCGCTAAAAGGCGGCAATGCCGACAAGCTTGCCGCCTATATCAACGCTAACCTTTTCGCTATTCCCCTTGGAGTTAATAGCATGAGCAAGAATCCGTTTCCGCCCCAAATTAAAGTTGCCGCCACCTATATGCGCGGCGGCACCAGTAAAGGGGTGTTTTTCCGTTTACAGGACTTACCCGAAGCAGCCCAAGTTCCCGGCCCAGCTCGAGATGCCCTGCTCCTTCGCGTGATTGGCAGCCCCGACCCCTATGGCAAGCAAATTGATGGCATGGGCGGCGCCACCTCAAGCACCAGCAAAACAGTTATTCTGTCGAAAAGCAGCCAAGCCGACCACGATGTCGACTATCTATTTGGCCAAGTCTCTATCGACAAACCCTTTGTGGATTGGAGCGGTAACTGCGGCAACTTAACCGCTGCAGTGGGCGCTTTTGCTATCAGCAATGGGCTGATTGACTCTACGCGCATTCCGCAAAACGGCCTCTGCACAGTGCGTATTTGGCAGGCCAATATTGGCAAAACCATTATTGCCCATGTCCCAATTACCGATGGCATAGTGCAAGAGACCGGTGATTTTGAGCTGGATGGCGTGACCTTCCCCGCCGCCGAAGTGCAAATCGAATTTATGAACCCCGCCGCTGACGAAGACGGCGATGGTGGCAGCATGTTCCCCACGGGTAACTTAGTGGATGTGCTCGAAGTGCCTGGTGTTGGTAACTTTAATGCGACCATGATTAACGCGGGAATTCCGACCATCTTTATCAATGCCGAGGACTTAGGTTACACGGGCACTGAGCTGCAGGACGATATCAACAGCGATAATGCCGCTTTAGCCAAGTTTGAAACCATTCGTGCCCACGGCGCGGTGCGTATGGGGCTTATCAAGCATATTGATGAAGCCGCATCACGCCAACATACGCCTAAGGTGGCCTTTGTTGCTAAGCCGAAAAACTATGTGTCATCCAGTGGAAAAGCCGTAGCGGCAGAGGAGATCGATCTGCTGGTACGCGCCCTCTCCATGGGCAAATTACACCATGCGATGATGGGCACAGCCGCCGTGGCGATTGGCACAGCGGCGGCGATTCCCGGCACTTTAGTCAATCTCGCAGCAGGCGGTGGCGAGAAGGAAGCGGTACGTTTTGGCCATCCTTCAGGCACTCTTCGCGTCGGCGCTCAGGCCATGCAAGTAAACGGTGAATGGACTGTCGTCAAAGCCATTATGAGCCGCAGTGCCCGCGTGCTGATGGAAGGCTTTGTGCGCGTACCAACGGCTTAAGTCAAGAAAAGCGTTCAACCAAAGACCTTGCTTCTCCCCCTTCCGGCAAGGTCTTTTTTTATTTCACAGACATGTGGATCCCAATATGTTGGCATTAGGTAAAGAATGCTAAACTCCTTCTCAATAGCACGATAATAACAAGCCGCATTTTGCGGCCTGTAACTACGTGAATATACTGATTATTAATTTTGATATTTAACAGAGCTCGCGTCTTTGTTGCACTATACGCGGCATCCCCAAGGTAAATGCACTATACCGCCCAGTTTTGGGTTAATGGGTTTTGATAGGGGTAACTTTGAGCCATCCAATCCTTAAATTCGTCTTAGTCGTGCTCTGTCTTATTAGCTTAGGGGCTCCGCGAACAGGCTTGGCACTCCCCTTAAATGCGGCTAACACACAGCTGAAATTTGAACATATCCGCAGCGAAGAAGGCTTAAATCAAAATACCATTACCAGCCTGTTTATGGACAGCGCAGGCATGCTTTGGATTGGTACTCAGGATGGATTACACAGCTACAACGGTTACAACTTCAACCTCTTTATCCACTCGCCGAACGATCCTAAGAGCGTTTCCGAAAGCTATGTATCAGACATTATTCAAGATGCGCATGGCTATATCTGGGTTGGCACTTTTAGCCAAGGGATCAACCGTTTAGATTTAAAAACGGGCACCTTCGAGCGCTTCGGTGTCGAGCAAGGCCTGACCGACCCTAGAGTCACTAAACTCAACATTGTTGGCAATACCCTCTGGATCGGCACTCAGGGCGGATTATTTTCACTCTCAACCCGCACCAACAGAGTCACTCAAGTGTCATTGGGGACGAGTATCGAACCCCAAATCACTAGCCTAGCCAATGTGGATAACACCTATTTATTGGCAGGCACTAAGGCCAGTGGCACCTTTGCCGTGACGGCCAATTCCATCACTCGACTCAATGTACCGCAGGAGCTGGTTGCCTATCAGATTAAGGCCAATTCAACCCGCGCCATTACCTTAGCGCTCGGTAATCAGCTCTGGCACTATGATCTAGTGTCACAACAGGGACAAGTGCTATGGCAAACAGAAAAAAACGTCCCTTATATCAAAGATTTTATCCAAACACCCCAAGGTCAGTTTTGGGTGGTTGGACCCGATGCGGGTTTGATCCAGTTACAGAGGGCAGGAGAACAATTTGGCGCGACCTATCATAGGTACGATACCAAGCGTTCGAATAGCATCAGCGAAAATAACATCCTATGTCTTTTAGAGGATCCATTCGGCAATCTATGGATTGGCGCAAGTTATTCGGGGCTGAATAAGATCAATACTCGCCGGCAATATTTTCAGCATTTATTTGAATACTCAGCAAAACTACCCCTGCAAAGTAATAATATCCGCACCATTTACCGCAGCCAAGATAACGCACTATGGATAGGCACAGAAGGCGCAGGGCTGAAACGACTCGGCTTCAATAGCACTCAATACGAGCACTACAACTCCCTGTTTGCCAAGGCCCTAGGTCTAGAAGCGCACAACTTAAACCTGATCCTACGCTCAATTATCCAAGACCAGCAAGGCACGCTCTGGTTTGCCAGTAACTATGGATTAGGCCGCCTGAGCACTGGCGGTGATTTTAGCCTACTAAAGGTATCAGATAATCAAGATACCTCCACAGAAGCAAACTATATCCGTAGCTTAGAACTAGATGACCAGAACAGGCTGTGGGTCGCGACATCCCATGCCTTGTACCGAAAAGCGCCAGAGGGCAATGAATTTACGCCGGTTTCAATCGCTCACATTGAAAATTTCTACCCCATGCAAAATCAGCTACTCACGTTAAGAGCAGACAAGCATGCTCTGTGGATTGGCTCGCTCAATGGCTTAGTGAAACTGGATATGCAAACGGGGAAAGGGGAAGCGTTCTACCACGACCCCCATGACAAAAATACCATTATAAACAATCGCATTAGAGACATTTTAGTCGCCAGCAATGGCGATATCTGGTTTGCCACCCATGGCGGCATCAGTCGATTATCGGCCCAAGCCACGACACCGATTTTCAGTGATTATACCCGCGAACAAGGCCTGCCCAGTGACACTATCTATGCTCTGCTTGAGGATGCCGAACATCATATTTGGTTTAGCAGCAATGCGGGGATCGGCAAGTTAAATCCCGTTAGCGGCAAAGTCATCAATTTTAATGAACAGGAAGGCCTGCAGGCGCTGGAGTTTAACGGTGGCGTAAAACTTAAAGACAGTGATGGCGACCTGTGGTTTGGCGGGATAAACGGGATCAACCGCTTTAATCCTAAAGCATTGCCCGACAAACGGGGCGAAGCCCGAGTCGCACTCACCGCCTATAAGATTGCGGGTAAAAAACATACTATCCTCGACCTCAGCCATCCACCCAAAATCGTGATGAACTATACCGACCAATTGGTCAGCTTTGAGGTCACCTCACTGGATTTTAGCTACACGGGCAAAAATCGCTTTAGCTACTACCTCGAAGGCTTTGATAACCAATGGCACGATTTGCCCACGGGAAATGAAATCACCTTTACCAATATAGAACCAGGCAACTACGTGTTGCATGTACGTCACTCCATTGAGCACAACAACGAAGGTAACTATGCGCTGCTGGTCGATTTAAGCATCAAGGCCCCCTTATACCGCACTCAATTTGCCTATGTGCTTTATGGACTACTAACATTAGCCTTGTTGGTCGTTGTTTATCGTTGGCGTAAGCAAAAACGCCAACAGCAACAAGAGTTTGATACCAGCATCCGCGCCTCCGAAGAGCGGCTAAAATTGGCGCTCTGGGCTTCGGGCGATGGTATGTGGGATTGGAATATCCAAGAACAGCAGGTCTATCGTACTCATACGGATATTCCGGTTCCCCAATGGAATAGCCACTCTCTGTTACATGACAATGCTCACCCTGAAGATAGGGAGCGGTTTAAACAAGTCTTGACCGAGCACCTGCTGGGACGCTCCCCTTTCTTTGAAGTGGAATATCGTATCGAGCATTCACCGGGCAACTGGCTATGGATCCTTGAGCGCGGCAAAGTGGTCGAAACCAATGCACAGGCTCAGCCCGTTCGAATGACGGGCACCACCCGCAATATCACCTCGCGCAAGCTGATCGAGAATGAGCTAGTGCTCTCCTCTCAAGTACTTAACAGCATGAACGAGGCCGTTGTGGTGGCAGGTCTAGACTACCGGATCCGCTCGGTAAACCCCGCCTTTAGCGCCATTACCGGATATTCGGAGCGGCAAATCAGCGATAAGTATTTAATTCATTTAGCCTACAGCCGACAACAGCGAGATCTCTTCAATGGCATTGAACAGCAACTGCTGCGTCATAAACATTGGGCGGGTGAAATTTGGATCCGCAACAAGGCGCGCAAGGCGATTCTGGTGTGGCTCGAGATCAACCAAGTTATCGATGTGAAAGGGGAAACCAGTCACTTTGTGGCGGTGTTTACCGATATTACAGAGCGTAAAAAGGCCGAAGAGGATCTCCGCTTCCTCGCCAGCTTCGACACCTTGACTGGGCTGCCGAATCGCACCTTGTTCCAGGACAGGCTCAACCACGCCATATCTCAAGCCCATAGGTCGAATAATATCGTCGCCCTGCTGTTTTTAGACCTCGACCGCTTTAAGCATATCAATGACTCAATGGGGCACCATATTGGCGATCTGCTGCTCAAAGCCGTGGCCCACAGGCTGCAAAGTGCTGTTCGCGAAGGGGATACAGTGGCCCGTTTAGGCGGCGATGAATTTACCATTATTTTGGAAGGTGTGGCGAAAACCAAGGCGGCGACGCTGATCTCCGAGAAAGTGCTCAAAGCCTTTCAGGCGCCCTTCTTACTCGATGATAAGTCCCTGACTATCTCAACTTCGATTGGTATCAGCCTCTATCCCAATGATGCGGAAGATGTAGATTCGCTGATTAAGTTTGCCGATACCGCCATGTACCACGCCAAGGCGCTCGGTCGGAATAACTTTCAGTTTTACACCAATAAACTCAATGAGATGGCAACGCGCCATGTGCAACTCGAGGCAGGGCTTAAACAGGCCATCTCACGCAACGAGTTAAGCTTGGTGTATCAACCCAAGTTTTGTTTACGCAATGGCTCACTCACTGGACTTGAGGCGCTGCTGCGTTGGCATCATAGTGAACTAGGCCCTATCTCACCCACCGAGTTTATTCCACTGGCGGAGGAAACCGGCATCATTAACCAAATTGGCCATTGGGTGATCAACCACGCTTGTCAGCAACTTGCAGAGTGGAATGAGCTGGGTTTGGGCGATATCAGCATGGCGGTGAACCTTTCGGCCAGGCAGTTGAAGGCCGATATTATCTCGACCATCGAAGTAGCTCTCGCGGTATCCGGCCTACCCGCCAAGGCGCTCGAGCTGGAATTAACCGAGTCGATGATCATGGGTAATCCACAGGAATCGGTAAATATCCTCTCTAAACTCAAGGCACTAGGTTTAACCATCGCCGTGGATGATTTTGGTACTGGCTACTCGAGCTTGAGTTATCTTAAACGTTTCCCTATCGACACCTTAAAAATCGACCGTGAGTTTGTGCGCGACATTACCAACGACCCCGACGATGCGGCCATTACCAGCGCGATTATCGCCCTCGCCCACAGCCTAGAGTTAAATGTGGTGGCGGAAGGGGTAGAAACCCAAGAACAGCTGAACTTCTTAGCGCTGCAAGGCTGCGATCAAGTACAGGGCTTCCTGCTGAGTAAGCCACTCAGCGCCCAGGATTGCTTAGCGCTGTTGCAACAACGGATAAAATAAAACCAGATAAAAAAATAAGGCTCCCTAAAGGAGCCTTATTTCATTGGATCATTTCACGATTAAGGCGCGACACGCTCAACACGTTTCACCCAGCCATCCGGGCCTTGGATATGGCCTTTCTGGATATCGGTATACAGCTTGTAGATGCGTTGAATATGCTCACCCACTTCACCGTTGCCCACGGTCACCACTCGGCCATCTTCAAAAATATAGGAACCGACAGCAGATACCACGGCAGCCGTACCAAAACCACCCGCTTCGATAATCTCACCAGATTCGATATCGGCGATAAACTTATCCAGCATAACAGTCTCTTGGCGCACTTCGCAGCCGAGTAACTCACCCAGCTCCATAATGGATTGCGAGGTAATGGATTTTAAGATGGTATCGGTGAAGGTTGGGATGATCACTGTGCCGTCTTTCAGAATGTGGAAGTGGTTCATGGCGCCCGCTTCTTCAATCTGTTGGTTGTTCGCATCTAAATACAGCACCTGTGATGCACCAAACTGCGCGGCAGCTTTACCGGCACGCAATGAGGCAGCATAGTTACCCGCCGCTTTAGAGGCGCCAGTACCACCCGATACGGCGCGATGGTAAGTCTTGCTGATCAGCAGACGAATGCCTTTATTCACACCCGCCGCGTAGTAAGCACCACTTGGGCTTAACACCACGCAGAATGTGTAGCGCGTACTTGGACTCACAGACAGACGGTCTTCGGTCGCAAAAATAAAGGGGCGAATGTATAAACAGGCACCTTCTTGCATCGGGAACCAGAGACGGTCTACGTCGATCAAGGCGTTGATCGCATCGATTTGCATCTGCTCATCGATATTAGGAATACAGACAATATCCGCAGAGCGATTCATACGCTCGGCGTTTTTGTTGATACGGAAAGTGTAAATTTCGCCATCTTCATGCATAAAGGCCTTGGCGCCTTCGAAGATGGACTGACCATAATGCAGGGCCATCGCACCCGGCGCCATTTCAAACGGACCGTAGGGCACAATACGTGGATCGCGCCATTCACCATCGCGATAATCCATTAAAAACATATGATCGGTTCTGAGGCTACCGAAGCCCACATTTCCTTCGGGCTTGAATTGCTCAGTACGGCGTTCGGACGCAGGTTTTAAATCGTATTTTATTTCCATCGCATACCACCTTGATTACTGAACAAGCAGACTAGGTAGCGGCAGGAATAAAGTCAATAGGTGAGATTCATCTAAAAGTCTTAGCCGATAAAATAAGCGGTTAAAAAGATGTCTTAACAACTTGCCGTTAGGGCAAATCGCTTCATTTGACTCCCCTTATTGACTTTGGATTTCGTCATGCGGCGCCTCAAGCCAGCCGCCCACGGCTTGTATAGGTTCTTCATTTAGCGTTAACCAGGCCACCCAAGCCAAACGGGGCGCACTAAACGCTGATGCGGGAATGGCATCGAGGGATTGGGTAAACTGCAGCGTAGGGTCTTTGGCATGCTCAAGCACACTCCTCGCGGGCAAAGATTGCAAACTCAGCACCACAAAATCATGGGGTAATTGCCTATGGCGATTCTCGCCGCGTTTTATCTCAGTCGTAAAACCCGAGCCGACCAAGGCCAAATGCAAACGTGTTCGATGCAAGTCTTTATCCTGTGCCCAAGTGGGCTGCGGCTCAAAACTCCCCTCAAGCTGCTGGTTGGCGATACTCAACTTAAGCATCCCCACCTCAGGTTGAGGCAGAGCAAAGATCCCATCTAACTCACCCGAGAACCAACCACGCCACTCCTTAGCATTAATCACAAACTGCGGTGTATACACTTGCCGCGTATGCTTTTGGTTTAAATGTTGATATTGGCGCTCACTGAAAGCCCTTTGGCCAAAAATATCCTTCCATCCTAGGTAATCCCAATAAGTCACATGAAAGACTAACGGAAAATATTTCTGCCATAGGTCGGTCTTATTAAACTGCTCAGATAACCAAGCCTCGGCGGGTGGACAACTACTGCAGCCCTGTGACGTATAAAGTTCGATAATATAAGGGCGGGTCACGGCACTCTGCGCTTGAAAAGGCGCCAACGTCTGAGCAAGAACGGATTGCAACAGCGGCCAGAACAAGATGCTCACTAATAGGATGCGTTTCATTATTTCTCCTCCCTTAATAGAGAAGAAGACCTTGAATCACATCCAAATCATTCACACTCTAGAGGAAAGATGATGTCTGACTACAAAATGATCCCCTGTGCCCACTACGACTACCTAGAGCTGGCTTGTATGCACGGCTATCGCCTCGACATTGAGTTGCAGGACGGCAGCCTGTGCCAAGCGCGGGCAATCACGACCCAGACCCACGCCGATAAGACTGAATGGCTGGTCGTCGAACATCAAGCAGGCCAGCAAACACTGCGGCTAGATAGCATTATCGCCATCACGCCCACTGATCCCCATGCCAGTTTTGGCCGTGTTATGATTGCGAGCTAGTAGTAAAGGAGCATAAATAAATGACAAGGATGATACTGTTGCTGAAATTAGGCGATTGGACTGGCGGCCATCATGGTCAGTCCCCCTACTTGGTGGAGTTTGATAGCGAGCGACTCAATTCCCCCTTTGACGTTAGCGAAGGTTGGGGACACGGATTAGGCGGCAGCTGTTATTCGTTGGCACGGTTTGTTGAAACTGAGCATTATACCCAACTCAAGCACCACGCACCTTGGGCCGTGACCATCATAGAGCAAGGTTTACCAACGCTGAATATAGAGACCATCGCCCAAGGCTTGCTGGCGCAGTATCCCTCGCACCGCCCCAATATTCCGGCGAACTTAGCCCGCTATTTCTAACTGAAGATCTTGTGCTAGTTCATGATCGCGTTCTAAATGAAAGTTGCGTAGCCTTGCCACGGTAGATGTGCCGCAACATTTAAGGCTGCAATGGTTGTGGGCGAGTAAAGCCAAGTTCGACTTAGCTTTACTGCTAACTTAGATTAGAAGCGAGTTACGCCTTAACGACGGCGGCAATCACAGAAACTTCAACCAGATATTCTGGCTCGGCAATGGCCGCCTGCACACAGGCACGGGCTGGCGCATGACCCTGTGGCACCCAAGCATCCCAAACGGTATTCATGGCATCGTAGTCATTCATATCCTTAAGATAGATAGTGGCTGACAACAAGTGTTCCCGAGAACTGCCCGCCTGTGCTAACAGAGTGTCGACTTCCTCTAGCATAGTCGTCGTTTGTTCGGTGATGTTTTGATACTTATCCTTCGCCACTTGGCCACATAAGTACACTGTGCCTTGGTGGATCACTATGCTGCTCATACGTGTACCAACATCTAAACGGGTAATGCTCATAGGGATAATCTCTTAAATCAAATGGTTAATTCTGCAGGCATTCTACCCCGAAAGGCTCAGTTTGTCTGCGAACGAGCGCTCAGCCAAGGTGGATAAAAGCGTGTCATTAAGGCCAATAACCCTAACGCAGTGCCTATGACCCCAAACCACACGAACAGGGTTGCAACCGATAAGTTAACTAACTGAAATCCCACTAATGCCGCACCAGCTCCGATTAATGCAAACGGCAGTTGAGTCACCACATGGTCATGGGGTAAGCAGCCAGAACTCGTCGCACTCAGCACGCTAGTATCGGAAATCGGCGAGCAATGATCGCCAAACACAGAACCCGCCATCACCGCACTCAATACAGGTAACAGCAAGCTGACATCCATGTTATGGGCAATTTCCC encodes the following:
- the acnD gene encoding Fe/S-dependent 2-methylisocitrate dehydratase AcnD, with protein sequence MTTAMNRLYRKPLPGTALDYFDTREAIEAISPGAYAKLPYTSRVLAENLVRRCEPEALTDSLKQIIESKQELDFPWFPARVVCHDILGQTALVDLAGLRDAIAAKGGDPAQVNPVVPTQLIVDHSLAVEYGGFDKDAFAKNRAIEDRRNEDRFHFINWTQKAFKNIDVIPQGNGIMHQINLERMSPVVHARDGVAFPDTLVGTDSHTPHVDALGVIAIGVGGLEAESVMLGRASYMRLPDIIGVELTGKPQPGITATDIVLALTEFLRKEKVVSSYLEFFGEGAEALTLGDRATISNMTPEFGATAAMFYIDQQTLDYLTLTGRSDEQVKLVETYAKTTGLWSDDLKQAEYPRTLHFDLSSVVRTIAGPSNPHARVPTSELAARGISGVVENEPGLMPDGAVIIAAITSCTNTSNPRNVIAAGLLARNANAKGLSRKPWVKTSLAPGSKAVQLYLEEANLLPELESLGFGIVGFACTTCNGMSGALDPVIQQEVIDRDLYATAVLSGNRNFDGRIHPYAKQAFLASPPLVVAYAIAGTIRFDIEKDVLGHDQNGNPVRLIDIWPTDAEIDAVIAASVKPEQFRKVYEPMFDLSVDYGDKVSPLYDWRPQSTYIRRPPYWEGALAGECTLKGMRPLAVLGDNITTDHLSPSNAIMMDSAAGEYLHKMGLPEEDFNSYATHRGDHLTAQRATFANPKLKNEMAVVDGKVKQGSLARIEPEGQVTRMWEAIETYMDRKQPLIIIAGADYGQGSSRDWAAKGVRLAGVEAIVAEGFERIHRTNLVGMGVLPLEFKAGENRATYGIDGTEVFDVYGEIAPRADLTVVISRKNGERVEVPVTCRLDTAEEVSIYSAGGVLQRFAQDFLESNLK
- the prpF gene encoding 2-methylaconitate cis-trans isomerase PrpF, which codes for MSKNPFPPQIKVAATYMRGGTSKGVFFRLQDLPEAAQVPGPARDALLLRVIGSPDPYGKQIDGMGGATSSTSKTVILSKSSQADHDVDYLFGQVSIDKPFVDWSGNCGNLTAAVGAFAISNGLIDSTRIPQNGLCTVRIWQANIGKTIIAHVPITDGIVQETGDFELDGVTFPAAEVQIEFMNPAADEDGDGGSMFPTGNLVDVLEVPGVGNFNATMINAGIPTIFINAEDLGYTGTELQDDINSDNAALAKFETIRAHGAVRMGLIKHIDEAASRQHTPKVAFVAKPKNYVSSSGKAVAAEEIDLLVRALSMGKLHHAMMGTAAVAIGTAAAIPGTLVNLAAGGGEKEAVRFGHPSGTLRVGAQAMQVNGEWTVVKAIMSRSARVLMEGFVRVPTA
- a CDS encoding EAL domain-containing protein, which translates into the protein MIGVTLSHPILKFVLVVLCLISLGAPRTGLALPLNAANTQLKFEHIRSEEGLNQNTITSLFMDSAGMLWIGTQDGLHSYNGYNFNLFIHSPNDPKSVSESYVSDIIQDAHGYIWVGTFSQGINRLDLKTGTFERFGVEQGLTDPRVTKLNIVGNTLWIGTQGGLFSLSTRTNRVTQVSLGTSIEPQITSLANVDNTYLLAGTKASGTFAVTANSITRLNVPQELVAYQIKANSTRAITLALGNQLWHYDLVSQQGQVLWQTEKNVPYIKDFIQTPQGQFWVVGPDAGLIQLQRAGEQFGATYHRYDTKRSNSISENNILCLLEDPFGNLWIGASYSGLNKINTRRQYFQHLFEYSAKLPLQSNNIRTIYRSQDNALWIGTEGAGLKRLGFNSTQYEHYNSLFAKALGLEAHNLNLILRSIIQDQQGTLWFASNYGLGRLSTGGDFSLLKVSDNQDTSTEANYIRSLELDDQNRLWVATSHALYRKAPEGNEFTPVSIAHIENFYPMQNQLLTLRADKHALWIGSLNGLVKLDMQTGKGEAFYHDPHDKNTIINNRIRDILVASNGDIWFATHGGISRLSAQATTPIFSDYTREQGLPSDTIYALLEDAEHHIWFSSNAGIGKLNPVSGKVINFNEQEGLQALEFNGGVKLKDSDGDLWFGGINGINRFNPKALPDKRGEARVALTAYKIAGKKHTILDLSHPPKIVMNYTDQLVSFEVTSLDFSYTGKNRFSYYLEGFDNQWHDLPTGNEITFTNIEPGNYVLHVRHSIEHNNEGNYALLVDLSIKAPLYRTQFAYVLYGLLTLALLVVVYRWRKQKRQQQQEFDTSIRASEERLKLALWASGDGMWDWNIQEQQVYRTHTDIPVPQWNSHSLLHDNAHPEDRERFKQVLTEHLLGRSPFFEVEYRIEHSPGNWLWILERGKVVETNAQAQPVRMTGTTRNITSRKLIENELVLSSQVLNSMNEAVVVAGLDYRIRSVNPAFSAITGYSERQISDKYLIHLAYSRQQRDLFNGIEQQLLRHKHWAGEIWIRNKARKAILVWLEINQVIDVKGETSHFVAVFTDITERKKAEEDLRFLASFDTLTGLPNRTLFQDRLNHAISQAHRSNNIVALLFLDLDRFKHINDSMGHHIGDLLLKAVAHRLQSAVREGDTVARLGGDEFTIILEGVAKTKAATLISEKVLKAFQAPFLLDDKSLTISTSIGISLYPNDAEDVDSLIKFADTAMYHAKALGRNNFQFYTNKLNEMATRHVQLEAGLKQAISRNELSLVYQPKFCLRNGSLTGLEALLRWHHSELGPISPTEFIPLAEETGIINQIGHWVINHACQQLAEWNELGLGDISMAVNLSARQLKADIISTIEVALAVSGLPAKALELELTESMIMGNPQESVNILSKLKALGLTIAVDDFGTGYSSLSYLKRFPIDTLKIDREFVRDITNDPDDAAITSAIIALAHSLELNVVAEGVETQEQLNFLALQGCDQVQGFLLSKPLSAQDCLALLQQRIK